TATAATAATTAGCGCCATTGAGAATCCACGGAATATAAAATTATGGGACATTCAAATTAACTCACTTAACCGACAGATTTTTACAACTCTGTAGCCAGGGAAAAAATCTAGTGTCAGAAattttaataaagacaaaatacaaaatttcacaATTAACATGAAAATGCGCCCTAGGTAGAAGCATTCATTTAAACACTAATGTTCCGTATTACCAGCTgccaaaaccaaataaaatataaaaagctgtATCAAAATTACGAAGTAAATGAACATCCAGTATTTGATAATTTAAGAAACTTGAAAAGTGGTTTCGTCCACTTAAACTCATATTTAATATCAATAGACCAATTACCTCCAGACCTAAGCACCTAGGGCTTGGATATCATGACACGGAAATCAATATTTTGAAAGTAAGAAAATTACCACGGGAGTATTAATCACCTTTTAGAAACCCATCGTATACATAAGCAGTATAACTTTCCAGACATTTAACTCAAATAATCGTATGACTACAAAGGAAACACTTCAATAACCGAGAAATAAAATTAGGAACAAATTTGGAACCAGGAAAGCCTTGCGGGACGCCGtgtctcaaattatctcacctgttCTGCATTATATATTCCctttatattgtaaaataaaaaatgtaataaaacactgcagaattcactAAGTTGAAGGGAAATTCCcgagaaaaaatactaaaaactttCAGTTGAAACAAGACATTGAAAAAACAGTAGCAGAGTTTATCCAAAAAACCCAACGAGTAgcactttttccactttttagtaAAACAGTATATAATACACGAAATTTCACAAATCTCCTTTACCGTTTGATAAACCTAACAGAAAACCATTGATTTAATGCAAAGTAACGGACGGTAACAAAGAACAGAACACCTAAATTAGAACAGACAGTGCCGAACAAAAGATCTGCCTGTTAAAACTATCGACAGCTATTTACCTAAGGAACTCCCATTCTACAACAAAGCTTACCTAATCGTACAGATTTATAAACAAAGGtcctccattttttaaaatatactccATTTAAATCTAATATTTGCTCACTTAGAACACTGATACACTTCTattcataaaacagaaataaagatacTCCATTTTGGAAAATACACTAATTCATTGGATATTCACCCACTCAAGCACCGATACACTTACAGCACTTCACTATACCTTCATTAAACCAAAAAATCACTGAACACTTGACTCACATTTCCAGACCGTCAATGTTCTGTCCCCACGAAGATTAGAAGGCAAAATGCTTGCGGCTTTTTCACCCATGTCTGAAGTAGACAAGATTTATGGATAAGAAAACCAAACTTCAAAGTCcttgaaatattttgcttttgggGCCTAGACGAGTGGTGCCATCTACTCACTCACGATTTTTAGTACAagttaaacaagattaattttgatgttttaaaagcTTATTTTGGCTTTAAGTGATTCATAACCTTTGAATTAAGTTCTTTCAGCAAAGAGTACACGTGTAACTGCGAAAATCATTATGTATGTAGGTTCAATACTGACCTCTGATCTTTGGTTAGCTGTTAATTcagattttaatattaataacatattaTTGTCAATTTTACTATCAACAGCAAATTACTGTCACTTTTGGTCGTTCTTAATTTCTCATCTCTTAAGCCACTGTTCAGTTCCTAGTAAATTCAATAATGAATGTATAAAAGTTCCAAGACCAACTTATACATTATAATTCTTATACGTCCttaaatatcaatttttattatactttgcTACTCTGTTTTTGGCTGCAGTTCCTGAGTAAACTTATTATTACTGAAAGGTGAGACACAAGGCatcagaattaaaattaaaaagtaaaaaaataaataaaaattatcaaactgATGCACaaagttttaaataatttagGGAAATTTTAATTCCTGCTCATGAACCACAGTTGTCAAAGAAACCTACTTTATTATCCTCATATATTAGTTGAAACTTCTGCAATTATGtactctggcaaaaaaaaaatggtatttcttttattgtatttctgtTAGTCTATCGATTTAAACACGATAAGATcctcttgtataaagaaaaattaccaatTTCATGACACTGTTAGGTTTACcaggtataaaagaaaatggggCAAATTGGTTATCAGAGAAAACGATAACAAGactaactaatatataaataGCGATCAAACCCATTGATGATTTATCAAATGCCACAGTCCTAAAGTTTAGTCAAGAAGTATTTAAAAGCAAGGCCGATAAACCTACTGTTtctattaatgaataattatgcaCGGTTTGCTCAGGTTCTTTCTCAATTCCATTGTAATTAGTTAACTACAAAGTCTCTTAACTCTTGTTGAATAAATCTGTCTCAGCTGAGTCAAAAAttggttttaaaatctgagggcctGTGTGGTGCATTTATGCTAATAGACAAAGGTTCAAATAACCAAAATCTCAACACAGAAATGTTACGTTTGCTACTGAATATTTTATCTTGTCAGAGATTTTTCCAAATTCTGTATATGCACACCTACAGTAGACCTGATTGCTACTTTTGGGTTTGAGGGTTTGAAAATGCTTACTTGTGCACATTTCAGCACTATTTGTGTTGCACATTCTCTGGTACACGACAGAAACCGTACAAAGAACGTAATGAACTAATAGTGATTACGAAATTTGACCCATAATATAAAAGTGCTTTAGTAGTAGTTTCATTCCCAAGTATCTGTTACTTTCAACATCCAGCACAAAGTCTATAATCAAACCATTCCCACAGCGTTTTTAGCCattgtattttctctattgctCCCTTTTCAGTCACTGAAAGGTTTAGTTTTCTATGGAATCTTATCTTCTGTGACAATTCAGTGGCATCTTCTTCCTCACTGTAACAtcaatgtatttgtgtataactGGCCCTAAGAGCATCCTAGTTAAAAAGGTAGCAGAAGCAATGGACAGGACACTGCACAATGACTTGGAGACGATCATATGGCAAGAGACAACCAGGCGGTAGCTGCTCAAGATTCATAAGCCTTACccgtgcacttttttttttacgaacgcAGTTCGTcctttactattattatactGCGAATGTGGTAAAATTTTTCCTCTTATCTTGTACACTGACTCATGTAGTCTTTTTGAGAATGAAACCTATCGACGATTGGATTCAATGAGTCAAGTTTAAGACATTAACTTAAACTTAGACATTATTGCAAGTTAGACAATTTGCCTTTCCTCCAGCAATCAATACAATCTCAAAGTCTACAGCAAATTATTTCTACTCCGTTAAGAATGAATTAGGTTTGTACAGTTCGAGTGGCACAACCGACAGTATTACTTGCAACTATTACTTCTACAAAACTTTTATGGCTAAGTAACCTTTGATTGGGATGGTTACAGTAACTTTGGCAACATTTCAATACTGTTTAATGTTGCTTCCATGAACCAGACCAGTTTTCTATACCTTATGAGTCAGAAAAGGGAACACCCCAACTCAAACGTAGTATACAGTAACCTTGGAAACTTTCCAATGGACTAACACCAGCAGAGAGGATTAAGTTACTTATTGAAAAGGCTTCACTTAGGCCAACCTACAGCACCTTGTACTGGGGATAAACAAAAAATAGGcatacttttgatttttatataaatttacattctcACTGGAATTCTGTACAACATTCCTCATGTAAGGAACAAAATAGTTTTGCCATAAACTTGAAGTACCTCCATACTCCCGTCCTACAACAGACAATGGAACGTTTCAATTATAATGCTCTATACACAGCTCTctttaaaaacttaatataaattaTCTGCACGTTTCAAAAGCCTGACTTCTTAGGTTCCTTGGGCAGCCAACTGTTCAGCCTTTGCAATGACATCATCGATGCCACCCTGCATGTAGAAGGCAGCCTCTGGCAAGTTATCATGCTTGCCTGACAAGATCTCCTTGAAGCTCTGTGGGGGGAGATTTCAAACGTTTTAGAACATGAAACTCTAAGGTTTTCTATGCacaaagtaaacattttttaCAACAGTTCAACTAAACTTTAAGATTAGTACAAGGGGGATTTCAAACGTTTTAAAACACGAAACTCTAGgtttataataaacattttttacaaCAGTTCAACTAAAAAGATTAGTACAAGGGGGATTTCAACATGGATCACCTTGAAAGGTTTGAGTTGAACATTAGGTATAAACTCAATAATATTAGAATGGTGGCCTTGGTGAAACAAAACCTGGTTTCATAAAGTAACTACCAGCTAGAAATATAGGTGTTAAATCATATCTAACTAGAAATATAAGTGTTCAGTAAGTCATATCCAAATAGAAATTAAGAGTTCAGAAAGTCATATCTAACTAGAAATATAAGTGTTCAGTCATATCTAACCAGAAATATAAGTGTTGAGTTGAACATTAGGTACAAACTCAATAATATTAGAATGGTGCCCTTGGTGAAACAAAACCTGGTTTCATAATAACTGCCTGGCTAGAAATATAATTGTTAAGTCATATCTAACTAGAAATATAAGCGTTCAGTAAGTCTTATCTAAAGGAACCAATTAATGTCCTATGTAACTCTTCCATCCAGTGagtaaatattctttgaaaaatgaagctgcaCAAACACTAACTAGTCAAGCTCCCTGACAAGGAATTTATCTGGcaatattacaaagaaataacagaacCACTGGTGTTCAAAAGCAAATGCTTTGCAAGTGCAAGTCGACCTGAAGAAACTATGCAGCTgtataaaaacagacaaaaacaaaacacaactcTCAATTTCTTTCATACCTGAATGGTGTCGGGGAGGGAGACGAACTTTCCACTGTAGCCAGTGAAGACCTCAGCCACCTGGAAGGGCTGGGACAAGAACTTCTGGATCTTACGGGCACGAGCGACAGTCAGCTTATCCTCTTCTGACAATTCATCCATACCCAAGATAGCAATGATATCCTGAAGTGACTTGTGATCCTGAAAGAGAAATGATGAAGTGGTCAGACAGAAAACCTTAAATGGAATATTCAAGATTCATAACTCAAGAGAAAATATCAGAGTTTAAAAACTAAAGCATCAGTTCCTCAAATCTTTGATGAAATTATGAATTATACTACATATTCAGAATCATCAAGGCTTTAACATTTACAGTAACTACAAAGTACCATGAACCCTTACCTGCAAAATCTTCTGCACTGCTCGAGCCACACCGTAGTGTTCATGACCAATGATGTTGGGGTCCATAATACGTGAGATGGAATCGAGGGGATCCACAGCGGGGTAGATACCCAACTCGGCAATACCACGGGACAACACAGTGGTGGCATCCAAGTGAGCGAAGGTGGTGGCTGGGGCAGGATCAGTCAAGTCATCAGCAGGTACGTAAATAGCCTGCACGGAAGTAATGGACCCCTTCTTGGTGGTGGTAATTCGCTCCTGCATAGTACCCATGTCAGTGGCCAGGGTAGGCTGGTAACCTACAGCAGATGGGATACGACCCAACAGGGCAGACACCTCAGAACCAGCCTGGGTGAAACGGAAAATGTTGTCGATGAAGAGCAGCACGTCCTGTCCTTCTTGGTCACGGAAGTATTCGGCAACGGTCAGTCCAGTCAGGGCGACACGAGCACGGGCGCCTGGGGGTTCGTTCATCTGACCGTACACCAGAGATACCTTTGAGGTGTCGTCCTTCAGGGAAATGACACCAGATTCAATCATCTCGTGGTACAAGTCATTTCCTTCGCGGGTACGTTCGCCCACACCGGCAAACACGGAGTAACCACCATGAGCCTTGGCAACGTTGTTAATCAGTTCCATGATAAGCACAGTCTTGCCTACACCAGCACCACCGAACAGACctgtaaagaatgaaaacaattaaCGGAGTTCCATATTCCTGCAGAAATATTGGATGTTGCTGTACAAAAACACAAACCaatgtacattttaaaaatagGAATTAGATGTCCCACACACAAGAATCCAAGACCAATAAACTGAACCTTGTCCAATGCAAATAATTATCTATTCAACATATCCGAAAACGACCAATAAACTGAACCTTGTCCAATGCAAATAATTATCTATTCAACATATCTGAAAACACCCTAAGTTATACTGTACAAAAGTGAACCTTAAATACAAAGACCTTTTTTAGATTTCTCAATGCAATCTTACTTTCTGCAAAATTACAACCAAAGAATGTGACAAAAGTTGTTTCTTGATGTCAGCAGCTAGCCATTAACTAAACTATT
This window of the Macrobrachium rosenbergii isolate ZJJX-2024 chromosome 47, ASM4041242v1, whole genome shotgun sequence genome carries:
- the ATPsynbeta gene encoding ATP synthase subunit beta, mitochondrial, with protein sequence MLGAARRACSSVLKAAKPALAASNLQNNGVKSIPAIYATQRNYAAKAEAATQTGVAPGKVVAVIGAVVDVQFDGELPPILNSLEVADRNPRLVLEVAQHLGENTVRTIAMDGTEGLVRGNVVVDTGNPISIPVGPGTLGRIMNVIGEPIDERGPIKTEHVAAIHAEAPDFVDMSVEQEILVTGIKVVDLLAPYSKGGKIGLFGGAGVGKTVLIMELINNVAKAHGGYSVFAGVGERTREGNDLYHEMIESGVISLKDDTSKVSLVYGQMNEPPGARARVALTGLTVAEYFRDQEGQDVLLFIDNIFRFTQAGSEVSALLGRIPSAVGYQPTLATDMGTMQERITTTKKGSITSVQAIYVPADDLTDPAPATTFAHLDATTVLSRGIAELGIYPAVDPLDSISRIMDPNIIGHEHYGVARAVQKILQDHKSLQDIIAILGMDELSEEDKLTVARARKIQKFLSQPFQVAEVFTGYSGKFVSLPDTIQSFKEILSGKHDNLPEAAFYMQGGIDDVIAKAEQLAAQGT